One part of the Astatotilapia calliptera chromosome 9, fAstCal1.2, whole genome shotgun sequence genome encodes these proteins:
- the LOC113029861 gene encoding uncharacterized protein LOC113029861 → MFQVHGPDVAVKKARCHHICLILIIMATQKYESIISKSDQRSDGPPAVYQLRPKKQKFGTRMTVGEKNPNKTNRTILLVGETGAGKSTLINALLNYTMGVKWEDEVWFMIAEEERRSQTSDVIVYEIFGFEDETLPYSLTIIDTPGYRDTRGTECDVIVSERLLDLFRSDDGVHEVHAVGLVMKASENRLGDRLMYVFDSVISLFGKNLEKNIVALITYSDGSRPKNPLQALEDWNIKCAKKGKNQPVYFLFDNCQLEDEEEEFLKQNFERSEKVMREFTAFLGETTPLKPEATPEVLKERTRLTACIQNLQERIRFTEVKQREMKQTREALQKNEVVTPCVVFKHKEPIRAETCGVGVKAAVSCTVCEENCHYPGCTVPLNHCEVFRDGLCTSCTNKCPASVHVKGKRRYVTRIRRGQKNEPPAEDKDVDLLGKEMKLLAAEKSQFLDESYQHVVRLEEIALKADSASTVVHLDFLIEKMKQKGDTEKVQKLEEMRRREDEEALWISKPMKTSHEDIISNSFLISSGPPAVCQLRPQKQKFGSLTRMTVGEKNPNKTNRTILLVGETGAGKSTLINALLNYTMGVKWEDGVWFTIVEEKKKKTQTEGQTESQTEGQTESQTSDVIVYEIFGFEDETLPYSLTIIDTPGYGDTRGIEHDDIISHRLLDLFGSDDGVHEVHAVGLVMKASENRLGDRLKYVFDSVMSLFGKNMEKNIVALITHSDGSRPENAFKALEDGNIKCAKKGKNQPVYFLFDNCQHEERMEENTISKNTWELTQKNMDQFTDFLEKSRPQKLMTTVEVLNERIRLTACIQNLQERIDFIELKQTEIRQTQEALKIQEIINKHEVEMKKIKEFTVEVDEPYKDKQPIDGGQRLLFFYRGAVSCKVCEENCHYPGCTMAWYPKHCEVMKGGRCTSCTKKCPASDHVKEKWRYVIKTRRVNKTNEEMKKTYEKNELECALGRSRLQTLTKEVNDLTAADSSLNKEEMQQKNEDNQKESEKKCTLLENLEKEMNQLTAEKSQWLEESYQHVVRLEEIALKADSASTTVHLDFLIENMKQKGDTKKVKKLEKLKRISLTSSPHEDIISKSVLISSGPPAVYQLRPKKQKFGSLTRITVGEKNPDETNRTILLVGETGAGKSTLINALVNYTMGVKWEDEVWFKIVEEEEKSQSESQTSDVIVYEIFGFEDETLPYSLTIIDTPGYRETRGIEHDDIISHRLLDLFRSDDGVHEVHAVGLVMKASDNRLSDRLRYIFDSVISLFGKNLEKNIIALITYSDASRPKNPLQALEAWNIKCAKKGKNQPVYFLFDNCQHEERMEENTISKNTWELTQKNMDQFTDFLEKSSPQKLMTTVEVLNERIRLKASIQNLKERIKLAEVKQRETRNMKEALKQAGNKMDIKKILSLSENLENEMKQLTAEKSRFLDESYQHAVRLEQIALKADSASTMVHLDFLIEKMKQKGDTEKVQKLEEMRR, encoded by the exons ATGTTTCAGGTACATGGGCCAGACGTGGCCGTCAAAAAGGCCAG gtgtCATCACATATGTTTAATCCTCATTATCATGGCAACACA GAAATATGAGAGCATCATCTCCAAGAGTGATCAGAGATCTGATGGACCTCCTGCTGTCTACCAGCTGAGACCAAAGAAACAGAAGTTTGGAACAAGAATGACTGttggagaaaaaaatccaaacaagaCAAACAGAACCATCTTACTGGTGGGAGAAACAGGAGCAGGAAAATCTACACTGATCAACGCTCTGCTCAACTACACCATGGGAGTGAAGTGGGAGGATGAAGTCTGGTTTATGATcgcagaggaggagagaagaagtCAGACATCAGATGTGATCGTGTACGAGATCTTTGGTTTTGAAGATGAAACTCTGCCCTACTCTCTGACCATCATCGACACGCCTGGATATAGAGACACCAGAGGGACTGAGTGTGATGTCATTGTTAGTGAAAGATTACTGGACTTGTTTCGATCAGATGATGGAGTCCATGAAGTTCATGCAGTGGGTCTGGTGATGAAGGCGAGTGAAAATCGACTGGGTGACCGACTGATGTACGTCTTTGATTCAGTCATTTCTCTGTTTGGAAAAAACCTGGAGAAAAACATTGTAGCTCTGATCACATACTCAGATGGAAGCAGACCTAAAAACCCTCTTCAAGCTCTTGAAGACTGGAATATTAAATGTGCCAAAAAAGGGAAGAATCAGCcagtttacttcctgtttgataACTGCCAGCTtgaagatgaggaagaagaaTTTCTAAAACAAAATTTTGAAAGATCAGAGAAAGTAATGAGAGAGTTCACAGCCTTCCTTGGAGAAACTACACCTCTAAAGCCAGAGGCAACTCCTGAAGTGTTAAAGGAAAGAACCAGACTGACAGCCTGCATCCAAAACCTGCAAGAAAGAATCAGATTCACTGaagtgaaacagagagagatgaaaCAGACTCGGGAAGCTCTGCAGAAGAATGAAGTGGTCACtccatgtgttgtttttaaacataaagaaCCTATCAGAGCAGAGACATGTGGGGTGGGGGTTAAAGCAGCTGTCAGCTGTACAGTCTGTGAGGAGAACTGTCACTATCCTGGATGCACAGTGCCCTTAAATCACTGTGAGGTCTTTAGAGATGGTCTCTGCACGTCATGCACCAACAAGTGTCCTGCATCAGTGCATGTGAAAGGAAAGAGGAGATATGTGACCAGGATAAGGAGAGGTCAGAAAAATGAACCACCAGCAGAAGACAAGGATGTTGATTTACTTGGAAAGGAAATGAAACTGCTGGCAGCAGAGAAGTCCCAGTTCCTGGACGAGTCCTACCAGCATGTTGTCAGACTGGAGGAAATCGCTCTGAAAGCTGATTCAGCATCCACTGTTGTCCACTTGGACTTCCTGATTGAGAAGATGAAGCAGAAAGGAGACACAGAGAAGGTCCAGAAACTGGAGGAGATGAGAAGGAGAGAGGATGAAGAAGCACTGTG GATTAGCAAACCCATGAAGACATCACATGAAGACATCATCTCAAATAGTTTTCTCATCAGTTCAGGACCTCCTGCTGTCTGTCAGCTGAGACCACAGAAACAGAAGTTCGGATCTCTGACAAGAATGACTGttggagaaaaaaatccaaacaagaCAAACAGAACCATCTTACTGGTGGGAGAAACAGGAGCAGGAAAATCTACACTGATCAACGCTCTGCTCAACTACACCATGGGAGTGAAGTGGGAGGATGGAGTCTGGTTTACGATTgtagaggagaagaagaagaaaactcaaACAGAAGGACAGACAGAAAGTCAGACGGAAGGACAGACAGAAAGTCAGACATCAGATGTGATTGTGTACGAGATCTTTGGTTTTGAAGATGAAACTCTGCCCTATTCTCTGACCATCATCGATACTCCTGGATATGGAGACACCAGAGGGATCGaacatgatgacatcatcagtcaCAGATTGTTGGACTTGTTTGGATCAGATGATGGAGTCCATGAAGTTCATGCTGTGGGTCTGGTGATGAAGGCGAGTGAAAATCGACTGGGTGACCGACTGAAGTACGTCTTTGATTCAGTGATGTCACTGTTTGGAAAAAACATGGAGAAAAACATTGTAGCTCTGATCACACACTCAGATGGAAGCAGGcctgaaaatgcttttaaagcTCTTGAAGATGGAAATATTAAATGTGCCAAAAAAGGGAAGAATCAGCcagtttacttcctgtttgataACTGCCAGCATGAAGAGCGAATGGAGGAAAACACAATTTCAAAAAATACATGGGAactcacacagaaaaacatggatCAGTTCACAGACTTCTTAGAAAAATCTCGTCCTCAGAAACTGATGACAACTGTTGAAGTGTTAAATGAACGCATCAGATTGACAGCCTGCATTCAAAACCTGCAAGAAAGAATAGATTTTATTGAAttaaaacagacagaaataagACAGACTCAAGAGGCTCTGAAGATCcaagaaattataaataaacatgaagtAGAGATGAAGAAAATTAAGGAATTCACTGTAGAAGTTGATGAGCCCTATAAAGATAAACAACCTATTGATGGTGGGCAgagattgttgtttttttatagaGGAGCTGTCAGCTGTAAAGTCTGTGAGGAGAACTGTCACTATCCTGGATGCACAATGGCCTGGTATCCCAAACACTGTGAAGTCATGAAAGGAGGCCGCTGTACTTCTTGTACCAAGAAGTGTCCTGCATCAGATCATGTGAAAGAAAAGTGGAGATATGTGATCAAGACAAGGAGGGTAAACAAGACgaatgaagaaatgaaaaagacGTATGAAAAGAATGAGCTAGAATGTGCGCTGGGGAGGAGTCGATTACAAACTCTTACAAAGGAAGTGAATGACCTAACAGCAGCTGATTCATCTCtaaacaaagaagaaatgcaGCAGAAAAATGAAGACAATCAAAAAGAAAGTGAGAAGAAGTGTACCCTGTTAGAAAATCTAGAAAAGGAAATGAACCAGCTGACAGCAGAGAAGTCACAGTGGCTGGAGGAGTCCTACCAACATGTTGTCAGACTGGAGGAAATCGCTCTGAAAGCTGATTCAGCATCCACTACTGTCCACTTGGACTTCCTGATTGAAAACATGAAGCAGAAAGGAGACACAAAGAAGGTCAAGAAACTGGAGAAGTTGAAAAG GATCAGTTTGACCTCATCACCACATGAAGACATCATCTCAAAAAGTGTTCTTATCAGTTCAGGACCTCCTGCTGTCTACCAGCTGAGACCAAAGAAACAGAAGTTCGGATCTCTGACAAGAATCACTGttggagaaaaaaatccagatgAGACAAACAGAACCATCTTACTTGTGGGTGAAACAGGAGCAGGAAAATCTACTCTGATCAATGCTTTGGTCAACTACACGATGGGAGTGAAGTGGGAGGATGAAGTCTGGTTTAAGAtcgtagaggaggaggagaaaagtcaATCAGAAAGTCAGACATCAGATGTGATCGTGTACGAGATCTTTGGTTTTGAAGATGAAACTCTGCCCTACTCTCTGACCATCATCGATACTCCTGGTTATAGAGAAACCAGAGGGATCGaacatgatgacatcatcagtcaCAGATTATTGGACTTGTTTCGATCAGATGACGGAGTCCATGAAGTTCATGCAGTGGGTCTAGTGATGAAGGCGAGTGATAATCGACTGAGTGATCGATTGAGGTACATCTTTGATTCAGTCATTTCTCTGTTTGGAAAAAACCTGGAGAAAAACATCATAGCTCTGATCACATACTCAGATGCAAGCAGACCTAAAAACCCTCTTCAAGCTCTTGAAGCTTGGAATATTAAATGTGCCAAAAAAGGGAAGAATCAGCcagtttacttcctgtttgataACTGCCAGCATGAAGAGCGAATGGAGGAAAACACAATTTCAAAAAATACATGGGAactcacacagaaaaacatggatCAGTTCACAGACTTCTTAGAAAAATCAAGTCCTCAGAAACTGATGACAACTGTTGAAGTGTTAAATGAACGGATAAGACTGAAAGCCTCCATCCAAAACCTGAAAGAGAGAATCAAGCTGGCTGAagtgaaacagagagaaacCAGAAACATGAAAGAAGCCCTGAAACAGGCAGGAAATAAAATGGACATTAAGAAAATATTGAGTCTTTCAGAAAatcttgaaaatgaaatgaaacagctGACAGCCGAGAAGTCGCGGTTCCTGGACGAGTCCTACCAACATGCTGTCAGACTGGAGCAGATCGCTCTGAAAGCGGATTCAGCATCCACTATGGTCCACTTGGACTTCCTGATTGAGAAGATGAAGCAGAAAGGAGACACAGAGAAGGTCCAGAAACTGGAGGAGATGAGAAGATGA